In Camelina sativa cultivar DH55 chromosome 17, Cs, whole genome shotgun sequence, the genomic stretch TACAccaaataattaagtttttctataatttatacACTTAAATGATTGGGATTAAAACAagatttagtttaattatttctatTGATAGGACACTTTTGTGAAACATATGTACAATATTAAAACAACACGAAACATgatttattatgatttatgaaagAGATTCTTTGACTTAAAAATAATGGAAGCTTACCTGAAAATTTTGTGAACCTCAAGTTGGTAGGTTCATGTACAAATCTCATGTAAAGCTATTTGACTGTTGACTGTTTAAAGTCAAGAAACGATTCATATAATTCCATTTGTTAGAAAAACTTCCAAAAAATTACATACAAAACTTTAGTTAAAGTAGTTTACAAGTGTGAGGTTCCGAACGCAAAGTCTCAAATTCCCAATGCTCCCAAGTCACGCGACAATGATACAATGAATGTGATATCATAATGACCAGTATAAACTATTCGATAGCTACAACAATAGTCAAAGCCTTTGATCCCGAAATTGCATTATGGCGAAACAATTATGTGAATTTGCAGATTATTGCTAATCACATTTTTTTAGAGTGCACTTGTAAATTTAGTGccatcaacaaacaaattttatgttttctgtacGAATTTTTGGTTGAATCTTAATGGCTGGGTGACGTCAGTCCACCTTTTCCACAAATTCGTTAAAAATCGATATATACTTTAGATTATGTAACGATTAATGTAAATGTATAACGTCAATTTTTTAATTCTCTCTTGGAGCCGAACTCAATACTTTTAGTTTACGTGAGCCAAACTCTATACTTTAGTTTACGTGAATATGATATCTCactgttgaaacttgaaatctAAAGGAGGTGGCGGCATATCAACAgttccaaaaaataaagaaaaaacaaaatagtatacATCTACAATTGTTTTCCACGTATACTCATCTTACTTATacactataaatactcttaaacCCTATACCAGACTTTATCATGATCATCACCATACCAACATTAGTTTATAAATACATACCAACATTAGTTAATAAATTCGTTTTAcgtaatatatacaaatcatttCATCATGGTGATGGCTAAGAACCGCACCATAgcgtttcttgttgttttgatAGTGGTGGGATCTGTGTTGCTAACCATTGAAGGACGACCGGTCAAGGATAGTTCGAGATCCTCGACCCAGTTAACAGATTCATCTGTGTTCAATGGAAGCGTGATGTCCTCGTTTAAACCAGTCGAGTCTTCGGTGCAAGATTTTTCATGGTTAGCCACAGTGAAACAGTCCGGGCCAAGCCCAGGGGTTGGGCATCATCGAGCTAAGGGCTACAAAATGTTTGGACGAGCCGAAGATTCTGGTCCTAGTCCTGGTGTTGGACACTAGAAATAACAAACCTCATGAATTGAAATTATATAGTAACACCTTTACGTACCATGTTTGATAGCCTCTAAGATgtaatattctctttttttttttacttcactATCACATGTCTCTGCATAATAATCATTCAATCAAAGTCTTactttgagtttaaaaaaaaaggagactgGATATGTAATATGTTATAAGCCTcgtttttttctcaattttgagCATTGCCTTTAAATAGATCTTCACAACTTTAATTCCCAAAAGACATGGAAAGTAAGGAGGTGAATTCTAAGTTCCATGGAGCACCCAATATCAAAGATTGTGGTGAATTCCTACTATAACACAATATAGCAAGGTGATTTCTAAGATATTGGTTTCTAGATTTAATTAATTGTGAACATGACGTTTTTGTTTACTAAAAGACTAGTCTTTTATTATagtaaacaaacatatatataaaagagaagaaaaatgaaacagaatgttaaaaatataaacgaAAAAAGGAATTGATGGTTAATCACAAATTCATCCACCCGACCCGAGGCAAATGACTTATTATAGATGTAACATTTTGTAATCGAAATTATGTTAGCATCGTTTTCAgtttatttgaaatttgtatgtttttatatgtaacattttgtaacattttgtaacattttgtaacattttgtgATGTAGTtacggatgttacaattataTCAGTAACTACATCACAtcagttttaaaaatgatgaactcgtagatttttttttcttctgggtCAAAGATGAACTCGTAAATATGTGTTGATCTTTATTAAGTAATGTAAGTTAATATCAATTTTAAGTACATGAATTATGTTAACACCGTTATAGTATGGATTAGCAAATTTTAGTGTTGTTCGATCATTCATACTACCAAACCGATGCGTAAATAGGATAACTCTATACATTGTGCGCATCTATGAAAATGATCACTATTAAAGGAAACCATATTACTATACAGTAGGAATGCAGTCATTactcataactcataagtaAGATGGTGTACTAATTAAGCTATAGGAACATGTGTGAAATCATACATGTTCTTTGAAGCTTCCTTGGatgttatttttcaaattttggatTGTGTGGGTAGTCTAGATTAATCATAATGTCATTAAAAGATAACAACTTTTCAGAGAACTAAATATAAATCATACTCCAACTTAGATCATTAATCATATGTACAATCACAACACCTAAACGTGGCCAATGATTTCCTACATCTTTGGTTTTACTTCAATTAGAATCCATCGGTGAtcgatggtgaagaagattctCTTTTCATCTTCAATGGGCTAATTGAgttattatctttttctttttccaatatTTTGATGATTCAATTCAAGTTAGTCGTCCAGTGGATTGTGAATTTGTAATAGTTTCTTACTTATTGTGGGCCGTCTAAAACTTAATTAGTAGAAGATTCCTCATATTCACTGTTAGTTTGATTATCCTTTCTCGACGTATTAAAGTTTACgatatcaaattatcaatatTAACATATGATCTTTGTATACTTGTATCCAATTATATGCTCTCTATTATATGTGGTTACTTAGCTGGCAGTGTAAGTAGATCTTGACCATTTTCGCAATTGGCTCTAACCTTTTTAAAATAGGGTTCTAGACTTTTAGGTTAAATCAAATTAGTCTCTCACATAACATAGTACGCCAAAAAGCTTTCTCATGtgtgttttaaatataatatcaaaagcttttgactcaTATTTCTTTTCGTAGAAAAAACGACAACTAACCTTTTCTCGTGATGCATGAATTAACTAATATCTTAGCCTTTGTTCGAaccatttagaaaaaaaatttgagttaCTACATTACAAGAACAAGATAAACATGCATGCACAAACGTCGTCTTGTTTCCATCTTATCAGATTaaaactcacacacacacacaacaaaaaaaaaacccaaatactattagaaaacaaaagagaccCTGGAACTCATCCGACAGTGGCAGTAATTGTTAAGGATTTTGGgaataattcatattttatttgagaatatttatttttatatattgttagaagattttgaccaaaaaaaatatatattgttagaagATAACAAATACTGTAAGACGCACAAcaacgaaaacaaaagaaggatgAGCTGGGAAGCACGTGTGAGGGAGAGAGAAGCACGTGCAACAAAGACAGTGCAGGGTTGACCGGAGACCGTAGGGTCGCGAGAAGTGGGAAACGCACTGTCCCCTACACAGGTCTTTTACGACATCGTTTTTTGCCTTTatgaacaaaaccaacaaatatttctttgaattttagaattattatttctttttttgggggattaattattatttgaaaattagtGAATAACTCCATCCAACTGCTAGAGTCAagctaaataataatattttaatttaattgattaCAGTAAATTCCAAAACAATTTAGCATCGTATATGTGATTTAGAGTTGatgaaaaagatatatatatataacaaaaagaagatacatatatatatatatatatatattaatgattaaTGATGGACCAACCTcttttgtaattgttttaaGCACTTGGACCAAGCTGGACCCAATTTTTAAACATTCATGTCCTCACTGTTTATTAAGATTCTTTGACCTTTTGACTCATCCAATTTTTTTGGCTGCAAGTCTTCATACTTTATATCGGCCAAGTCCGGCATTTAAAAACATAGCTTGTGGTGGTTggatttttataattatgtaataCTGCGTCAGCGTGGCATACAtttgtaaatcaaataaataaattacttaTATCCACTAAAATGATTTGGTTATTTGGTAGAGACATACGGTCGTGGGAGCTCTACTAATTTTAGTGCCTCTCCTCCCTAAGACCCCAATTATTCGGTTGGTATGTAATGTGTAACTGTAGGAATAAccaattttgtgtgtgtttgtgtgcaAAATTTTGACATGATCACCAGTTAATTATAACCCTAAGTCTTGCAACATCATGCTACGTAAAATAGTCAGAATCCATACCTAATTGGTCTAATATAtcatatcaaagaaaaaatattgataaatacaTGCGTATACTAATAACAAATCTCATGAATAAAGAACttctttacatttcatcatacTCATCTGTATGTTTTCGATATCTGGGATATGTTTCAATAACATAACATatttcatgaataaaaaaacttaataaaatttcatacaaaaaaaaaaaacttaataaaatttcaaatactcATCTGTAAATTTAGAATAGCCCACAATCTGAAAAATCATGTCCGCATTTAGAATAGTCCTATAAAAATGCTGTAAAAATAGAGATTCATTTTTTccatcaaattaaatatatcgATATAAAAAAGTGATTATAACATACATAAACACTCCAATACAACCTTTACATGAAAAATTATGAGCACCATAACCTTATATAATGCAccattattacaaaaaaaaaaaatgattctgCTAGATTTATCCTTACGGAAAAAGAGATGGACAAAGGCAAGAGACAATATATAAATCACAAACTTTTTTAGTTGTCCTTGTTCCCATGAGGTCAAGCCAATGACAGCCTGATtctgttcttctcttcttcactcaattttttttaaagaaaataaaaattgaaaatagaaagaaaacagaCAATAATACGGTCCAAGTCCATGGATCTTATCACTGCTCCCgaatttatatgatttcgaTATAATTGTCTTAGAATATTTGTCTTCATCTATCCgatattgatttatttatctCGAATAGTTATTCTGTAAATTCTCGTACTTTCCCGACATTACATTTGTGCCGAAGCAAACTAAAACTCCAACAAAAACAAGTTACAGTCTGGATATAacttttaaactatatattttttttttttatcaaactaacttttaaactatttatcacgcatattaattatatatgtacgAAGTACGAACCAGTCACAAACGTTCACGAGAATATATATTAATCCATGCACGTCTTGTTTAGCTTCTAATTAGTTTAGAATGTTGTTATAATGTCATTGATGCTATATATTTTTACCAATGAATTGAAGGAGTggctagttttatttttaattgagaaatatattataagattGACAAAATTGTCAAGGTCTATAGACAAAAGCAACTTTGAAGTTCTAAATCCTAATTTGAAACTAAACAATAAACATTGACCTATTTCGATGATTTGACCGttaaataaagaaatgaaacttgtaaaaagtgaaaaaggtaGGTGTAAATTTCCCATCAGCGACGTAAATTTGAAAccagtaaagaaaaaaagttattctataaaagacaaaacagtcAAACTATTTATATGGTCTTGTTATGATCTATTTTGGTTAGAGAGATTAGATAGGCTTTGATGTAACACAAGTAAGTGGGAGCTGTCTCGTGTGGGTCCTGATTTCGTTCCCAGTCTTTCGCACTTTGGCTTGaccaaaattttttaattataaattatagtatacAACACACGATCCagtattttatttaactttcgTCGTATAAATATGgtagataataataaatttgtggTTGTGGTGACTGTATACAACTGGTGGTATGATTGTCGATTATATTAGTCTAATTTTGTTAACGAATAATTAAGATACTAAAACATAGTAATAGTATATACTAGTCTaattgatttcatttttttttgtaatatacacTTGTAAGATATTTTATTCCAACAGAAAAAAGTCATCCCCATTTtgtatatccaaaaaaaaaaaacttgcgaCTTTTAAAACCAAGCTtaggaaagaaaatattaaaacttggGACCTTTAGGGGCTATAAAAACGGAATAAGTGCCATTAGTGTTAATGACGAACGAATCGAACAAAATAGTACAAGTGATTACAGGTGACCTAAAACCTCAACCAAATGCAAACACTATATCTAACATCTCTACTAGgcctaaaataataatgaaaccTAGCAAAACTTAGTCTTAGACTATATTTCATATACACCCTCTTCTTAATACTatttgaatactttttttttttaatgaaacacacattacaaatatttttttttttaaaataacaaatatgcTTGATTTAACacaatttgattattttatttatatattagtaataaaCTTCTCATAACGAATGGAAAATTTTTACATTAATTGTCTCTTTTTTAAAACCAACTAATTTaatgaaaccaaacaaaaatactcCTATTGAGGTTAATTCAAAAATTTAGCCAAAAGAACTAATAACGAACAAACAAAGAGTTATAAAAGCCACACGTGTGGCGCATAGCCTGCGCAGATAAGGtccttctccttcgtcttccttatttcttctctctcagtTCCAAAATTCCTCAAAGctcagaaccaaaaaaaaaactaatatgcCAGGGAATTTAGAGCCGTTGGATCTCGGAATCCAAATACCATACCATTTCAGATGCCCAATCTCACTCGACCTAATGTCCGA encodes the following:
- the LOC104758310 gene encoding uncharacterized protein LOC104758310; amino-acid sequence: MVMAKNRTIAFLVVLIVVGSVLLTIEGRPVKDSSRSSTQLTDSSVFNGSVMSSFKPVESSVQDFSWLATVKQSGPSPGVGHHRAKGYKMFGRAEDSGPSPGVGH